One region of Deltaproteobacteria bacterium genomic DNA includes:
- a CDS encoding cupin domain-containing protein, with the protein MSEDAPHEGERHLGGDEVLYLIEGRARLIFTDDPEPDVELRSGDVVVVPKGLWHRVEILDRCHFVYLTPGLSNEVRPTESTTRI; encoded by the coding sequence ATGTCTGAGGACGCACCACACGAAGGTGAGCGGCATCTGGGTGGAGACGAAGTACTCTACCTCATTGAAGGCAGAGCAAGACTGATATTCACGGATGACCCGGAACCCGATGTGGAATTGCGGTCAGGAGACGTCGTGGTTGTTCCGAAAGGCTTGTGGCATCGCGTGGAGATTCTCGACCGGTGCCATTTCGTTTACTTGACCCCGGGCCTTAGTAACGAGGTAAGACCAACGGAATCGACAACTCGTATCTAG